tgGTTGAAGCGAAGAGAGAGCGGTTATCTTGAATGTGCAAACGTATATCCTTCAACCATAGCTTCCTATCGATCCCAAAATTACCAACTCAATGGACTCAGAAAACACTCGCTTGGTTTTGGAATGTGTCGAATCGTTTCTTTTGAAATTTACCTCACAAACACCAACGTTGTTGGATGCGTTATGTGTGGCTGCTACGATTCTGAAGCAGACCAATACAACATTCCATCCAATCTCGTTTCAATCCAGCACGGGTACACATGATCTTCTATCCACTATTGCGATTGAGCTTCGACATGCAGCCGAGGCAGCAGATAGCAAGCAGTTTTTCATCTACTCCCAAAAAATGTAAGTCTGTTTTCAACCTGTTTTGATTGTATACATATTATTGCATAATCATATCTCTTAGCAAAACATCGTCATGCATTCTGCAAATGCTCATGGAAGAAGCGAAACAGGCACGTCGGAAAATTGATTCTTTAGCGCTACGCAATACTACATCGCTCGAACGTCTCCAGTTGCAAAACTTTCATATATACATAGAGCAagcgttcaacatactataTATTCTAAATCTTGAATTACACGAAATACAACTGACTGCGAATGGACTCTACGTTCATGGGTTGAAGGAAGATAAACCACTTCTGCAGGAAATGGATGGATTAAAGGATGCAATTGCACGTTTCGTATCAATCGTATCGTCCAAACATTTTAAGTCCTCCTTCACCACACCGTTACGACAATAAATCAAATGATTGTACTAGGTTATACTATAAATGTAGAATTTAACTTTATAACAAAATAAGACGTGTTCATTGCAGAACGCTAAtgaatacagaaaaaaataattagcaATAAACAATGGTAGAAATGCTACATACTTGAAAACGGAAAAACGTAATGTCTTATTGCATCATAGCTTGAATAGTAAATCGAAAGTGTATTGGTTGTCCGCATTAcaactatttatttaatatagcTACATAGTGATTCGTAAACTTCCCTTCCTAAATTCAATCTTGTATTATCCAGTCCAGTGTCGGTATTACTCTTATGAGAGCcggtaaaacaaatgaatccCTTGTAAAATACGGGGATTATGGCAGGACTCCATTATTCAAAGAGATGTATAAGAATTTCTTTTACGttttattggatttttttttatggtttacgGAGTTCGTTGGGAGTCTCAACAATTGAAAATCTAAGTTTAACTTTATAAGCGGTATTTAAGGGTTTCAACACAGCTTGGCCTATAGCATGTCACGTACCGCTAAATAAGCTTATCAAGACCAACAGGATGTTAAAGAAAAGTTACACTCTCTATCTCTTGTACATTTTTAAGTTGGCCTCTCACCCTTTTCTACTATTTTCCCTCTTGTTTCGGAAGCTTCCGCATCCTTATGAAAGTTAAAACAGACTAAAGCTTTTGATGGCGCTTACACTGCTCTCCAACATGTACTATTTCTCGCAAAGCTTTTTTAAAGAATGAAATGAGTAAAGTCCTTGTGCTTGGGAAAACACATTCCCGAACCGATAGGTGAGTTTATTCACTTAGATTTTAACCACCGTAGGAACATTAATACTCACTTCCTTttttcactctcactctctttcccttcctctctctctcactctctcctgcTTGGTATTGAAGTTTTCCTCCCTAAATTTGAGTAAGCTTGAAGTCGCTCGTGGACGCTTTCAGTTGACTTGCATTCGTAGTTCAAAGTGAACGTGTGTATTCCTTCTCGCTTTGGAAGTGCTTTTTACCGGACGGACCAGTGGAGAGGTCCCGGACCATCTACACACAAAACGTGTCCCAGCGGAACCCTTCTCCGTTGCTTTATTGTGATAGATTTCAGGCCGTCTTTTGTAGCGGGTCCACACAGCCTGGTGGTCTGTGTCAGAAAAGAGCAAAACCTCAAGAGTTAGAAGATAACacacgaaaggaaaacggCTCGTACAAGTGTCTTGTGCACCAATCACATGATCTGCCTCTTCGGAGCGTCGTGCAACAGCCGCAGGGAAATGGGTAATTGTTTAACTTCTTAGCTAGTCCGCCAGCTATCAAACGTATGAGCATGCATTTCAATCAACCCAATTCGCTACCAGAATCGATGTAAAGCGTTTCACCCGCAGCGGAAGGACGAAGTCACGCATTTTGCCATTCGATTCCACGCGTTCTTCGGAGTACTAAGGAGGGACGGTGTAGTGTTATGTAATAATAATCCCAGCATTTTCATTCGCTCATTTCTTTCGACCTAATATAAGCAAATTTTGGGAACAAAGAATCTTGAATTAGAATCCTAAAATTGTTCTTTCGTTTGTTCCGTTGTCGAACTTTTGGAGCTTCCAATCTGTCACTACTGGGAGTGGGAGGATGTCGCATGTTTTGTTGCATGATATCTAAACCGATCATCCAGCGTTTgatgtattgatttttctacACCTAGCACACGAACGTTAATCCCTCTTCTGTATATGATTTGGCGTGGTATGTAAGGTGTAGCGATGGTTCGTATAACACGGTGTGCTACTGGTAAAAGCTGGCTACACTAATTTCTCTTCGTGGATTAAAAGCTGATGGGCTTTCAGATTGGAGTTTGTCTACTGCTCCTTAGCTCCGGTGAAAGGAATCTGGTGTGCATCACTTTAGAATGGCCGATGCACTATAGTACGCCTCTCATCGCTGCTTAAATGCTTGTTAAATCAAAATTATATAATATTTAAGGTCTTTCGTAAATAGAAAACCCAGGAACGCAAGGAGTAAAAATAAGTTGTGGTGAACAGGTTCTCAAATGCACGTGTTGGAGAGCTTCTGTCTATGTCACGTGGTGTTTTTCTGCGTCAATGTCCAAAGCATGACCATTAAGTAAACTCACTAAAAGTAAAACTAAACTGCATGAAGAAGCAGAAACATAACGAAAACGTTGTCTTTATTGGTCTGCTTGTCGTCGTGCACATTGGTCTGCTCGTCGAAGATTCTGTCTAGCTACCATTCACGCTGGTTCTCATGTTTCGTGTTTCGTTGTCCCTTTGCTCTTTCTTGGTTcgaatgtgttttctttattccttgctttgttatttttcgTGACAATACctatttcgtgtgtttttttttcgaaaatttgcACTTCTTTCAACTCACACTGCACTGCATCCGCATCTGCTAAAACCCCACAAGCAGAATCTTAACCGGTGGAGCAGTCTACTGGTGAAGCACATCATGCACAAATAGCCCGCACATACCTAGCCCGTTCGCGTTTTCACAACCATATCCATCAGGCGGAAATCATCTCGTACAACACGGCACATAACAGAGCAGCACGCCTACGcggacagacacacacacgaccgTGCGGGAACAAAACCAGGTGGATAGCTATTTGAGGTAGCCCATCTGTGACAgagactaacaaaaaaaaaaacaaactaatcgTGCAAGGTATTGTACCTTCAACCTGAGCGTAAAAGCATTGCCCCATTCGATATCTTTATTCCGCACTCCCGCCGCCCCGTTTACATTCGCTTCTTGCTGGTGTCGGTGATAGTGCTGGTGGCACGGTAGTGGTGCCCGTCAGTGGTGTGGTTGTAATGGCCAACACTGCACATCTGTTCCGCAGGCAGAGTTCTCGCGATTTGATCCAGCAGGCTACTGTGCGCAGCTTAGATGAACTCGAACTAAGAGTAGGTATTAATGCAATTCAGACACAGCTGAATTCTACTGAACGAATTGTCTTACACAGGAGCTACGTAGTCGGTTGGTACGGGCAGAGAACGGATCGCAAAATGTGGTGTACGGTGCGACGAACCAGGCGTTCATCAGCGATGATGATCCACCGATGGGCCGCATACTGGACATTGGACCATCGGCGACGGGTCCACTCGGCAAGAACACACGCAAGCTCACCATGCAGACATCGACCGTATCCCAACAGCAAGAAGCAGCCATCGTCGAACGGCCAGAAGACGAACGAGAAAGCTGGGACAGCAAGTGGACGTTCCTGCTCGCTACCATTGGGTACAGGCTAAGCTAACCCTTTAGTCAAACATTTATAGTAACGCCCATCTAATCACCCATCTCTTCTATCCTTATCAACTTCAGTTACGCCGTCGGTCTAGGAAACGTTTGGCGGTTTCCGTATTTGGCACAGAAAAATGGTGGCGGTGCTTTCCTGGTGCCGTACTTCGtcatgctgctgttgcagggTTTGCCCATCTTCTATCTTGAGCTGGCGATCGGACAGAGGCTGCGCAAGGGTGCGATCGGTGTGTGGCACGAGGTGTCGGCGTACCTCGGTGGTATTGGCATCTCTTCCGCCTTCGTAAGCTATATTGTGGCACTGTATTATAACACCATCATCGCCTGGTGCTTGATCTATCTGCTCCACAGCTTCGAAACACCGCTACCCTGGGCCGAATGTCCGAAGCggttgtttaaaaattttacgTATGACATCGAACCGGAATGTGTGGTGTCTTCGCCAACCAAGTACTACTGGTACCGGGAAACGCTTCAGGTTTCACCGAACGTAAATGAGCCCGAGCAGATCAACTACACTGTTGCTCTAGCACTCATCACCGCGTGGTCGCTTGTTTACCTGTGTATGGTGCAGGGCATTACTGAGTCGAGTAAGATAGTTTACATAACTGCTATATTCCCGTACGTTGTACTCATCATATTCTTCTTTCGCGGCATCACACTCAAGGGTAAGCCAAGTTAAAGATAgcgtttccttttccttccgaATTAAAATCTTTTCTCTTCAGGAGCATCTGACGGCATTGCCCACTTATTCACGCCACGCTGGGAATCAATTCTGGAGCCAGTCGTTTGGTTAGAGGCCGGTACGCAAATATTCTTCTCACTCGGACTAGCGTTTGGGGGTCTGATTGCATTCAGCTCGTACAATCCCGCGAACAACAACTGCTACCGAGATGCGCTGGTTGTTTCCATTACGAATTGCTCCACGTCTATGTTTGCGGGCGTGGTTGTGTTTTCAGTGATCGGTTTTAAGGTAGGTTCAAGCACCACGATCTGCACAACACTCCATTAACCAGTGTCTTCATTAAAATGAACCATTGTAGGCTACTTCAATATATGACAGCTGCGTCGAGGAGCGAACCGAGATGATGCGCCAGAACAAATCGCAGAATCTGTTGCCTGTGTGCGATCTACAAAAGGAGTTGGAAAATGTAAAACCGCTTTTTCGTTGTGCATAGTTCCACcgtatttgattgtttttcaaataacTATTTCACTTTCGTGTACTTACACTTAACAACAGAGTGCTTCTGGTACCGGTCTGGCGTTTATCATCTTCACCG
This sequence is a window from Anopheles marshallii chromosome X, idAnoMarsDA_429_01, whole genome shotgun sequence. Protein-coding genes within it:
- the LOC128719950 gene encoding uncharacterized protein LOC128719950, with protein sequence MSLTPLICHHLAQLSKLFCSERPTLPIDPKITNSMDSENTRLVLECVESFLLKFTSQTPTLLDALCVAATILKQTNTTFHPISFQSSTGTHDLLSTIAIELRHAAEAADSKQFFIYSQKIKTSSCILQMLMEEAKQARRKIDSLALRNTTSLERLQLQNFHIYIEQAFNILYILNLELHEIQLTANGLYVHGLKEDKPLLQEMDGLKDAIARFVSIVSSKHFKSSFTTPLRQ
- the LOC128712037 gene encoding sodium-dependent neutral amino acid transporter B(0)AT3, whose product is MANTAHLFRRQSSRDLIQQATVRSLDELELRELRSRLVRAENGSQNVVYGATNQAFISDDDPPMGRILDIGPSATGPLGKNTRKLTMQTSTVSQQQEAAIVERPEDERESWDSKWTFLLATIGYAVGLGNVWRFPYLAQKNGGGAFLVPYFVMLLLQGLPIFYLELAIGQRLRKGAIGVWHEVSAYLGGIGISSAFVSYIVALYYNTIIAWCLIYLLHSFETPLPWAECPKRLFKNFTYDIEPECVVSSPTKYYWYRETLQVSPNVNEPEQINYTVALALITAWSLVYLCMVQGITESSKIVYITAIFPYVVLIIFFFRGITLKGASDGIAHLFTPRWESILEPVVWLEAGTQIFFSLGLAFGGLIAFSSYNPANNNCYRDALVVSITNCSTSMFAGVVVFSVIGFKATSIYDSCVEERTEMMRQNKSQNLLPVCDLQKELENSASGTGLAFIIFTEAINQFPAAQLWAVLFFLMLFTLGIDSQFGTLEGVSTSLMDMKLFPNVPKEMITGGLCISCCVLSMCFANGAGSYIFQLMDSFAGSYTLLIIAFFECIGVSYIYGLKRFADDIELMTGARPSLYWMLCWKYISPIAMITILVASFLELASEGSSYPGWNALTGSTDRLEWPHWCIVVAILLILVSILWIPGVAILRLCGINVIEDSEPAWFPSAELRDVHGIVPHEPTDIEISLFCIRTDGSEGLCCPTYGPREQPLDEEE